A stretch of Fusarium fujikuroi IMI 58289 draft genome, chromosome FFUJ_chr10 DNA encodes these proteins:
- a CDS encoding probable mfs-multidrug-resistance transporter, giving the protein MSDSENIEVPARTRIPYWRLVADQAGITPEVRDYKYDGSGTEEDPYRVKWIPNDPRNPMTFSLVKKWFITMTVALTTLAVALVSSAYTGGIREIIMEFHISQEVATLGVSLFVLGFAIGPLLWAPLSEMFGRQYLFIGTYAALTAFNSGCAGAQNAQTLIVLRFFAGAFGSSPLTNAGGTIADMFPASQRGLAMAIFAAAPFLGPVLGPIIGGFLGMNAGWRWVMGFLGAFSGALWIVGTLLVPETYAPVLLRQRASKLSKITGHVYVSQIDFERGKITLTESFKTALSRPWILLFKEPIVLLLSVYMAIVYGTLYMLFGAFPIVYQQNRGWNSGVGGLAFLGIMVGMLLAIAYTIPQNKRYIKIEQKNGGFAPPEARLPACLIGSVCLPIGLFWFAWTNDPSIHWMASIAAGVPFGFGMVLVFLSVMNYLIDSYTIFAASVLAANSVLRSLFGAAFPLFTSYMYKDLGIHWASSVPAFLALACVPFPFLFYKYGASIREKCKFAAQSAAFMRKLQNDAAPPSEEEEKNDETVPEEENFDDDASTEVEEPAYAPITASRTHHSVRSHASRASRASRASMASRRRSYEGNPYDIDRVNTKQSFT; this is encoded by the coding sequence ATGAGCGACTCGGAAAACATCGAAGTCCCTGCGCGGACAAGAATACCCTACTGGCGATTAGTCGCTGACCAGGCTGGCATCACACCAGAGGTTCGAGATTACAAGTACGATGGCTCAGGTACTGAGGAAGACCCCTACCGTGTGAAATGGATCCCCAACGATCCCCGAAACCCTATGACCTTCAGCTTGGTCAAGAAGTGGTTCATCACCATGACCGTCGCTCTCACAACCCTTGCTGTCGCGCTCGTGTCGTCGGCTTACACAGGTGGTATCCGTGAGATCATCATGGAATTCCACATCAGCCAAGAGGTGGCTACCCTGGGTGTGTCGCTCTTCGTCTTGGGTTTTGCAATTGGTCCCCTTCTCTGGGCCCCTCTCAGTGAGATGTTCGGTCGTCAATACCTCTTCATCGGTACCTATGCCGCCCTCACTGCCTTCAACTCAGGCTGCGCGGGCGCACAGAACGCCCAGACCCTGATCGTCCTCCGTTTCTTCGCTGGCGCTTTCGGCTCATCGCCTCTCACCAACGCCGGTGGTACCATCGCCGACATGTTCCCTGCCTCTCAGCGTGGTctcgccatggccatctttgctgctgctccctTCCTCGGACCCGTTCTTGGTCCCATCATTGGAGGCTTCCTCGGTATGAACGCTGGCTGGCGCTGGGTCATGGGCTTCCTCGGCGCCTTCTCTGGTGCTCTCTGGATCGTCGGTACCCTTTTGGTCCCCGAGACATACGCCCCCGTCCTTCTCCGACAACGTGCCTCCAAGCTCTCCAAGATCACAGGACATGTCTACGTCAGCCAGATTGACTTCGAGCGTGGTAAGATTACTCTCACCGAGTCTTTCAAGACTGCCCTGTCGAGACCTTGGATCTTGCTCTTCAAGGAGCCtattgtccttctcctctctgtCTACATGGCTATTGTTTACGGTACCCTGTACATGCTCTTCGGCGCTTTCCCCATTGTGTATCAGCAGAACCGTGGCTGGAACTCTGGTGTCGGTGGCCTGGCCTTCCTTGGCATCATGGTCGGCATGCTCTTGGCTATCGCATACACCATCCCACAGAACAAGCGCTACATCAAGATCGAGCAGAAGAACGGTGGCTTCGCACCCCCCGAGGCTCGTCTTCCCGCCTGTCTTATCGGTTCCGTCTGTCTGCCTATTGGCCTCTTCTGGTTCGCCTGGACCAACGACCCTAGCATCCACTGGATGGCCAGTATCGCTGCCGGTGTCCCCTTCGGATTCGGCATGgttcttgtcttcctcagtGTTATGAACTATCTCATTGACTCCTACACCATCTTCGCCGCCTCCGTCTTGGCTGCCAACTCGGTTCTCCGATCTCTCTTCGGTGCCGCATTCCCTCTCTTCACATCTTACATGTACAAAGACCTTGGCATCCACTGGGCTTCATCTGTCCCTGCTTTCCTCGCCCTGGCTTGCGTTCCCTTCCCTTTCCTCTTTTACAAGTACGGTGCTTCCATCCGTGAGAAGTGCAAGTTCGCCGCTCAATCCGCTGCTTTCATGCGCAAGCTTCAAAACGACGCTGCTCCCccctctgaggaggaggagaagaatgacgAAACTGTTCCCGAGGAGGAGAACTTTGACGACGATGCCTCAACAGAGGTTGAGGAGCCTGCCTACGCTCCCATCACTGCTAGCAGGACACACCACTCTGTACGATCGCACGCTTCTCGTGCATCGCGCGCGTCGCGGGCTTCAATGGCGTCGCGTCGCAGGTCGTATGAGGGCAACCCTTACGACATTGACAgagtcaacaccaagcaatCATTCACATAA
- a CDS encoding related to reductases, translating to MSRYASLYTNPQGPGDSRPTALQVVQDEKMQNQLVGKTAVITGVSSGIGIETSRALAATGIKLFLTARNLDKAKEALADFWNPNQMELVQLELSSMDSVRAAAKTILSKTDELSIFIANAGVMAVPKLTTTADGFEEQFATNHLSHFLLFELLKPSLLKASTEKFQSRVVVVSATAHRMQGIPASNDYNYETSGVSAYTPWEAYARSKTANTYMANEIERRYGYKGIHATSVAPGLVASNIGRHIPQEVMAGVIGDKLNEIQSLEQAAASTLVAAVGREWEGRGGVYITNCSATERGEDDGVSTSYTYVSHTYNPKDEQRLWNDSLKMVEKWNNHSTEDI from the coding sequence ATGTCTCGTTACGCCTCTCTCTACACCAACCCTCAAGGCCCAGGTGACAGCCGGCCAACTGCTTTGCAGGTAGTGCAGGATGAGAAAATGCAGAACCAACTCGTTGGAAAGACAGCAGTCATCACTGGCGTGTCATCTGGTATCGGCATAGAAACCTCTCGGGCTCTTGCTGCTACAGGCATCAAACTCTTCCTGACCGCCCGAAACCTTGATAAGGCCAAGGAAGCTCTCGCTGATTTCTGGAACCCCAATCAGATGGAGCTTGTGCAACTTGAGCTGAGCTCCATGGATAGTGTTAGAGCTGCCGCAAAGACTATCCTCTCTAAGACCGACGAGCTCAGTATCTTCATTGCCAACGCTGGTGTCATGGCCGTCCCAAAGCTCACGACTACTGCCGATGGCTTTGAAGAGCAGTTTGCTACGAACCACTTATCTCACTTCCTCTTATTTGAGCTCCTCAAACCTAGCCTTCTCAAAGCTTCAACTGAGAAATTCCAGTCTCGCGTCGTTGTCGTGTCAGCTACTGCCCATCGCATGCAAGGCATACCCGCTTCGAACGACTACAATTACGAGACCAGTGGTGTCTCAGCTTATACGCCCTGGGAAGCATACGCTCGCTCCAAGACCGCCAATACCTACATGGCCAATGAGATTGAGCGTCGATATGGTTACAAGGGCATTCATGCGACTAGTGTTGCCCCAGGACTGGTTGCCTCCAATATTGGTCGTCATATTCCACAGGAAGTGATGGCAGGAGTTATTGGTGACAAATTGAATGAGATTCAGAGCCTTGAGCAAGCGGCTGCAAGTACTTTAGTCGCTGCTGTGGGCAGAGAAtgggaaggaagaggaggggtTTACATCACCAACTGTAGTGCTACGGAACGGGGCGAAGATGACGGTGTTTCAACTTCTTACACGTATGTTTCTCACACTTATAACCCCAAGGATGAGCAGAGACTTTGGAATGACTCTCTAAAGATGGTGGAGAAGTGGAACAACCATAGCACAGAAGACATTTGA
- a CDS encoding related to methyltransferase yields the protein MAGSPPTSKSPSPKESSPKESSPKESSPHEQTAPLEPTELEADEGNIADNDSALGENDAGSSTASIASSIYKFRIENGRSYHAYKDGIYVGPNDNSEQDRLDLQHALCLLTFDNQLYLAPIFQEGETPVKRVLDIGTGTGCWAIDFADDHPEATVIGIDLSPIQPAFVPPNVEFQIDDVEEDWTFSEPFDYIYTRFMTVSLANWPRFFGQSFTNLNPGGWMEVVDILPPTSDDGTMAPETALYQWSKLLLEATEKMGRPFGETMTYKTQMEAAGFQNVTQRVFKWPQNRWPREQKYKELGSWTLENISSGLDGISSALFTRVLGWSKPQLDVFLTDVRKDLKNPSIHAYWPIYVICGQKPQE from the exons ATGGCAGGGTCACCTCCAACGTCAAAATCCCCTTCCCCAAAGGAATCATCGCCAAAGGAATCGTCACCAAAGGAATCGTCACCCCACGAACAGACAGCACCACTGGAGCCCACTGAACTCGAAGCGGATGAGGGGAATATCGCGGACAATGATTCAGCCCTCGGCGAAAATGATGCTGGGAGCTCCACAGCTTCGATCGCCTCTAGCATTTACAAATTCAGAATTGAAAATGGCAGATCATACCATGCTTACAAAGATGGCATCTATGTTGGCCCAAACGATAACTCGGAACAAGACCGCCTGGATCTTCAGCATGCACTTTGTCTCCTCACTTTTGACAACCAGTTATACCTTGCGCCCATCTTTCAAGAGGGTGAGACACCGGTGAAACGGGTCTTGGACATCGGCACGGGTACAGGGTGCTGGGCAATTGACTTTGCTGATGATCATCCTGAAGCGACTGTCATAGGCATTGACTTGAGCCCAATCCAGCCTGCATTCGTGCCGCCTAACGTCGAGTTTCAGATTGATGACGTGGAAGAGGACTGGACATTCTCAGAGCCATTCGATTATATCTATACCAGGTTTATGACGGTCTCGCTCGCCAACTGGCCACGGTTCTTCGGACAAAGTTTCACAAATCTAAACCCCGGTGGCTGGATGGAGGTCGTGGATATCCTTCCTCCAACCTCCGATGATGGTACAATGGCTCCTGAAACGGCTCTATATCAGTGGTCAAAACTCTTGCTTGAAGCTACAGAAAAGATGGGTCGACCCTTTGGAGAAACGATGACCTATAAGACACAGATGGAAGCTGCCGGCTTCCAGAACGTCACACAGCGCGTTTTTAAATGGCCACAAAACCGTTGGCCTAGGGAGCAAAAGTATAAAGAGCTAG GTTCATGGACACTCGAGAATATTTCTAGTGGCCTTGACGGGATCAGTAGTGCTCTGTTCACTAGAGTACTGGGCTGGTCGAAACCTCAGTTAGATGTTTTCCTGACTGATGTTAGAAAAGATCTCAAGAACCCCTCCATCCACGCATACTGGCCCAT TTACGTCATATGTGGACAAAAGCCTCAAGAGTAG
- a CDS encoding related to STB5-transcription factor: MESVSQEQPPSPRPPRSKRGRLSLACTQCRKRKVRCDATTPKCRNCVLRGDECETFDPRRPNGPAVRKWPHKSSQSISTISPIQRRASIATTSQQSSPASSIVGSQHAGNKERNPSWIERAYQESHSTPDSGTDVHSNDSPDVVMNTDESSHRIKYMGSSSLQCLTRFIDLFLQRRGFDPIGRHFRWGMCFTEEYALPLVPVLPDLPSMSVMEPCLKKYFSRTHPLIPVLDHTAFISDVLRFSEMQQTSPTGLQGAVTSVDAPALVAVYAVLSIGMDDHEGQISPTATGYLTGAYSLVSHLLSFPYMSSVQALVLLAIAMRARGKDGQCWHLLGQAIRIGYSIGFHRKIVISNPNQDSGNQVDRQLHSQVWWACYALEKSMQLETGRPSAIEITDCDQPLPDKTSGLDPCFIRWVSLSLLVGKISEHIFQRRAETALEFLSGISELDQALVDWLDEASEDVKANQSASKSSEERSFAVFLSQQFHQAQITLLRASLLFPEASFSKEVQRHEAKISTARLLQSQTTCVEAARSIITQVAEFADSQPDFLLLTPTPTFLAATTLALQTFKKPHKRMGRSDGELVRTASDYVADCYRRVGQHSEFVKGVLELTQRVNQVLLGDNSSSVDQTQRPPQLDLQTTNNDQRMLSPNQFGDVGTDSFVFDPLECFQDPFQAMPLDHFWAVMESDFATIGDQGMC, from the exons ATGGAGTCGGTATCACAAGAACAACCTCCCTCACCAAGACCGCCGCGATCAAAGCGTGGTCGTTTATCGCTAGCATGCACACAATGCCGCAAGCGAAAAGTGCGATGCGACGCGACAACGCCCAAGTGCCGTAATTGTGTTCTTCGCGGCGACGAGTGTGAGACCTTTGACCCACGAAGACCCAATGGTCCAGCTGTGCGCAAATGGCCACACAAGAGCTCACAGAGCATATCTACAATATCCCCGATTCAGCGCCGGGCTTCAATTGCGACTACGAGCCAACAGAGCTCTCCCGCGTCTTCGATCGTGGGGTCGCAACATGCAGGGAACAAAGAGAGGAATCCATCGTGGATCGAGCGCGCATACCAGGAGAGCCATAGCACGCCTGATAGCGGTACGGATGTGCACTCGAACGATAGTCCTGATGTGGTCATGAACACTGATGAGTCGTCGCATCGCATCAAG TACATGGGCTCCAGCAGCCTACAATGCCTCACCCGATTTATCGACCTTTTCCTCCAGCGACGCGGATTCGACCCAATTGGCAGACATTTCCGATGGGGGATGTGCTTCACAGAAGAATACGCCCTCCCATTAGTGCCAGTCCTCCCAGACCTCCCCAGCATGTCCGTCATGGAGCCCTGTTTGAAGAAATACTTCAGTCGCACGCACCCTCTCATCCCCGTCCTCGATCATACAGCCTTCATATCCGACGTTCTGCGATTTTCTGAGATGCAACAGACATCCCCGACTGGGCTCCAAGGCGCGGTGACCTCAGTCGATGCGCCAGCGCTTGTCGCAGTCTACGCAGTACTGAGCATCGGAATGGACGACCACGAAGGTCAAATATCGCCAACGGCAACTGGCTATCTCACTGGGGCTTATTCCCTAGTGAGTCACCTATTAAGCTTCCCATATATGAGCTCAGTACAAGCGCTTGTATTACTCGCAATCGCAATGCGCGCAAGAG GGAAGGACGGCCAGTGCTGGCATCTCCTAGGCCAAGCCATACGGATTGGCTACTCAATAGGTTTCCATCGCAAGATCGTTATATCCAATCCGAACCAAGATTCCGGCAACCAAGTCGACCGACAATTGCATTCCCAGGTCTGGTGGGCATGCTATGCTTTGGAGAAGTCCATGCAATTGGAGACCGGTCGGCCGAGCGCGATTGAGATTACCGATTGCGACCAGCCGTTGCCCGACAAGACCAGTGGTCTTGATCCCTGCTTCATCAGGTGGGTGTCGCTCTCTTTGCTAGTCGGTAAGATTAGTGAGCACATCTTTCAGCGCAGAGCAGAGACCGCTTTGGAGTTCCTGTCGGGCATCTCAGAGCTAGACCAGGCGCTTGTCGATTGGCTTGACGAGGCGTCGGAAGATGTGAAGGCGAACCAGAGCGCTTCCAAAAGCTCAGAAGAGCGTTCATTTGCAGTTTTTCTGTCTCAGCAATTCCACCAA GCTCAAATTACCCTTCTACGAGCatctctcctcttccccGAGGCTTCTTTCAGCAAAGAAGTACAAAGGCATGAGGCCAAGATTAGTACAGCACGACTACTGCAGAGCCAAACAACCTGTGTGGAAGCTGCAAGGTCTATCATAACACAAGTCGCAGAGTTTGCAGATTCACAACCTGATTTCCTCCTCTTAACACCTACGCCCACTTTCCTTGCTGCGACAACCCTCGCGCTGCAGACATTCAAGAAGCCTCACAAGCGCATGGGGCGCAGTGATGGGGAGCTTGTACGCACCGCATCGGACTACGTGGCAGACTGCTATCGAAGGGTCGGACAACACAGCGAATTTGTGAAAGGCGTGCTCGAATTGACGCAACGGGTGAACCAGGTCTTGTTGGGCGACAATAGCTCTTCTGTTGATCAAACACAAAGACCTCCACAGCTAGACTTGCAGACCACGAATAACGACCAAAGGATGTTATCGCCGAATCAGTTTGGCGATGTAGGGACGGATTCGTTCGTGTTTGATCCGTTAGAGTGCTTCCAGGATCCCTTCCAGGCTATGCCTTTGGATCACTTCTGGGCTGTGATGGAGAGCGACTTTGCCACGATTGGAGATCAAGGGATGTGCTGA
- a CDS encoding related to mixed-linked glucanase precursor MLG1, which translates to MAEVVANHGELRIGPSGDPFSYGIWYVKLNYPSDDLDSSPTALHFFLFTRLDMHSSLFTLLVVVASAHASCARATRKFSLKTTYDSSNFFDQFYFRDAAYYDSIDPSYGGDPTHGSVNYLSKSKAQSAGLAKTTNGQVYVGVDSVNKAKLLGSSKTRHGRDSVRLESKATYGNGLLIADIEHMPGTACGVWPSFWSYNFDEDPVGEIDIIEGINDQSQNVVSLHTCGACKFTKIGGLDERPNCNNGGTESEQCEDGTNYDGCGSTHASGSYGSAFNKGKGGVYAVWLESDALKIYWFSRQKIPADIKSGNPDPSKWGTPASQFLSGSGCNVGKYFKGQTIIINTAFCGDNIDQGTWNEDCKASTGSKTCDDYVTNHPEAFKESYWLFNSIKYYQ; encoded by the exons ATGGCGGAGGTAGTTGCGAACCACGGTGAGCTGAGGATCGGGCCGTCCGGTGATCCTTTCAGCTACGGTATTTGGTATGTAAAGCTGAACTATCCCAGCGACGATCTTgattcatcaccaactgcACTtcacttctttctcttcacaaGACTCGACATGCATTCATCTTTGTTCACGCtattggtggtggtggcctcAGCCCATGCCTCCTGTGCCCGGGCTACGCGCAAGTTCTCTCTCAAGACGACTTACGACTCCAGCAATTTCTTTGATCAATTCTACTTCAGAGAT GCTGCCTACTACGATAGCATTGATCCTTCCTACGGAGGTGATCCTACCCACGGATCAGTCAACTACTtgagcaaaagcaaagctcAATCTGCTGGTCTTGCCAAGACAACCAATGGCCAAGTTTACGTCGGCGTCGACTCTGTGAACAAGGCTAAACTTCTTGGTTCGAGCAAGACCAGACATGGCAGAGATAGTGTCCGTCTGGAGTCCAAGGCAACTTATGGCAATGGCCTTCTGATTGCCGACATTGAGCACATGCCTGGTACGGCTTGTGGTGTTTGGCCATCCTT CTGGTCGTACAACTTTGACGAGGACCCAGTCGGGGAGATTGACATCATTGAAGGCATCAACGACCAAAGCCAAAACGTTGTCTCGTTGCATACATGCGGTGCTTGCAAGTTCACTAAGATCGGCGGTCTTGACGAGCGCCCTAACTGCAATAACGGCGGAACTGAGTCTGAGCAATGCGAGGATGGCACCAACTA CGACGGTTGCGGTAGCACTCACGCCTCTGGTTCATATGGATCAGCCTTCAACAAGGGCAAAGGAGGCGTCTATGCTGTCTGGCTTGAGTCTGACGCTCTGAAGATCTACTGGTTCAGCCGCCAGAAAATCCCCGCCGACATCAAGTCTGGAAACCCCGATCCCAGCAAATGGGGTACTCCTGCTTCCCAGTTTCTCAGCGGTTCTGGTTGTAACGTTGGAAAATACTTCAAGGGACAGACTATT ATTATCAATACAGCATTCTGTGGAGACAACATTGATCAAGGTACTTGGAACGAAGATTGCAAGGCTTCTACTGGATCGAAGACCTGTGATGACTATGTCACCAACCATCCCGAGGCCTTCAAAGAGTCATACTGGCTCTTCAACTCTATCAAGTATTACCAATAG
- a CDS encoding related to salicylate 1-monooxygenase, with the protein MGSMPELHVVIVGGGIAGLATAFALRHPNRRITVLERSRLLREVGALISLQPNASKIITKWKLDPFLESAEPQADQGFRIFDADGNLVRELPFQKGQFGAERMLYHRQDLQAALGTAAASKEAHGNPVDVRTGCQVASVDCDEGIVTLDSGEKIHGDLIIGADGIHSVVRTAVVGEKRNALRTGTSAYRMLIPTENLEGLSLPNQLLDPRVPKTTMIMGHDRRVIMGPGRNSKLYGIVALVPDEKLAEESSDSWVAPGSIEKLLEAYSDFPPWLHDIFRAAPDIGLWQLRDIDPLPRWVKGRTILIGDAAHAMLPTQGQGASQSIEDAEAVCAFLANVQSRDEVGAALERVFAARYDRASLIQKFSREQAKPATDGVSKKVNLDPAQFMRYNCDYNGAGDWEERQKNGTANP; encoded by the exons ATGGGAAGCATGCCTGAGCTACATGTTGTGATTGTTGGTGGAGGCATTGCAGGTCTCGCAACC GCTTTTGCTCTAAGACACCCCAATAGACGCATTACTGTGCTTGAGCGCTCTCGTCTACTACGCGAGGTCGGCGCTTTAATCTCGCTACAGCCCAACGCAAGCAAGATCATCACCAAGTGGAAGCTTGATCCCTTCCTTGAGAGTGCCGAGCCTCAGGCCGATCAGGGCTTCAGAATCTTTGATGCAGATGGCAATTTGGTGAGAGAACTGCCATTCCAGAAGGGACAGTTCGGTGCCGAGCGAATGCTTTATCACAGACAAGATTTACAAGCGGCTCTGGGAACTGCAGCAGCAAGCAAAGAGGCGCATGGCAATCCTGTAGATGTTCGCACAGGTTGCCAAGTCGCGAGTGTCGACTGTGATGAGGGCATTGTGACACTGGACTCGGGCGAGAAGATTCACGGCGACCTCATCATTGGCGCCGATGGTATTCATAGTGTTGTGAGAACTGCTGTGGTAGGCGAGAAGAGGAATGCTCTGCGAACTGGCACGTCAGCTTATCGGATGCTGATCCCAACTGAGAATCTAGAGGGGCTCTCTCTACCAAACCAACTCCTGGATCCCCGAGTGCCCAAGACAACCATGATCATGGGTCACGATCGAAGAGTGATTATGGGACCTGGTAGAAACAGCAAGCTCTATGGTATTGTTGCTTTGGTACCAGACGAAAAGCTTGCAGAGGAGAGCTCAGACAGCTGGGTAGCTCCTGGAAGCATTGAGAAGTTGTTAGAAGCTTATTCAGACTTCCCTCCGTGGCTCCACGATATCTTCAGAGCAGCTCCAGACATCGGCTTGTGGCAGCTCAGAGATATCGATCCTCTGCCACGTTGGGTAAAGGGTCGAACCATCCTGATTGGTGACGCTGCACATGCCATGCTTCCtactcaaggccaaggtgcATCACAGAGCATCGAGGATGCGGAGGCTGTCTGCGCGTTCTTGGCCAACGTCCAATCGAGGGACGAGGTCGGCGCTGCTTTGGAAAGAGTCTTTGCTGCCAGATATGATAGAGCATCTCTGATCCAGAAGTTTAGCAGGGAGCAGGCGAAGCCAGCAACTGATGGGGTGAGCAAGAAGGTGAATCTTGATCCTGCTCAGTTTATGAGATACAATTGTGATTATAACGGAGCAGGGGACTGGGAAGAGCGTCAGAAGAATGGAACCGCCAACCCTTAA
- a CDS encoding related to DHA14-like major facilitator efflux transporter (MFS transporter): protein MTEPQQSQPSQDEQPNEKDSVGARLQPVETGASYEPPPMKTLQRRLVVLSLCLTLFLCALDTTILATALPTIGKELHVSAREYAWIGSSYTLSTTAVTPVWAKVSDIVGRKVSMMTSTGLFMAGSLICALASSSGMLIGGRTVQGLGGGGCMVLITILIGDLFPLKDRAKYYGITGIVFGVAGAIGPVLGGVFSQAVTWRWCFYINLPFEGIALIGLFFLLKVDIEKEPLVDGLRSLDWPGFAFIIGGTICFLYGLEAGSGGLAPWKSAFVICLLVFGVVILALFMVWEAKFAKNPIIPIRIFQSTTNIAAFAVANLHSFIFIACDYFLPLYFQVVLGFSPIISGVTLFPLILPMSISTGVGGLIVRKTGNYKLIILVGATLMTLGIGLFISLGQRKEWPKLVIAEVIAGLGCGVLFQNPMIALQTHVRQRDMAATMSAYTVMRGLFVSVSIVVGTVFIQRTVHGGNLTAVSSDKAQGETDKHGYVSGLRVMWAFYTALCGLMLVSAVFIKPKPVKAEEVSSEAASEAQQSDKC, encoded by the exons ATGACGGAGCCTCAACAGTCACAGCCATCTCAAGATGAACAGCCAAACGAGAAGGACTCTGTCGGCGCGCGCCTCCAGCCCGTTGAGACGGGTGCATCGTACGAGCCTCCGCCGATGAAGACACTTCAGCGGcgtcttgttgttctttctctttgtttGACACTGTTCCTCTGTGCATTGGATACTACTATCTTGGCAACGGCACTTCCCACTATTGGTAAAGAACTACATGTATCAGCTCGCGAGTATGCCTGGATTGGATCCTCGTACACCCTGTCCACGACAGCGGTGACGCCTGTATGGGCAAAGGTGTCTGACATCGTCGGTCGCAAGGTTAGCATGATGACTTCAACTGGTCTTTTCATGGCTGGGAGCCTCATTTGTGCTTTGGCGAGCTCAAGTGGCATGTTAATCGGAGGAAGAACTGTCCAGGGTCTTGGAG GCGGCGGCTGTATGGTGCTAATAACTATTCTGATTGGAGATCTGTTTCCTCTGAAAGATCGTGCCAAATACTATGGCATAACAGGAATAGTGTTTGGCGTGGCTGGAGCCATTGGGCCCGTACTGGGTGGTGTCTTCTCTCAGGCAGTGACATGGAGATGGTGCT TCTACATCAACTTACCCTTTGAGGGTATTGCACTGATTGGGCTGTTCTTCCTACTCAAGGTTGACATCGAGAAGGAACCTCTCGTCGACGGACTTCGCAGCCTCGACTGGCCTGGATTCGCTTTCATCATTGGCGGCACAATTTGCTTCCTCTACGGACTTGAAGCTGGCTCAGGTGGACTTGCACCCTGGAAGTCTGCTTTTGTTATCTGCCTCTTGGTCTTTGGGGTTGTCATCTTGGCACTCTTCATGGTCTGGGAAGCGAAGTTTGCCAAAAATCCCATCATCCCGATAAGAATCTTCCAGAGCACCACCAATATCGCCGCCTTCGCCGTCGCCAACCTTCACTCGTTCATTTTCATTGCCTGCGATTACTTCCTGCCGCTGTACTTCCAAGTCGTTCTGGGCTTTTCGCCAATTATATCCGGAGTCACGCTCTTCCCTCTCATCCTCCCGATGTCTATCTCAACTGGTGTCGGAGGACTGATTGTGAGAAAGACGGGCAACTACAAGCTTATTATCTTGGTTGGTGCCACGCTGATGACATTGGGAATCGGTCTCTTCATAAGCCTCGGTCAACGCAAGGAATGGCCTAAGCTAGTTATAGCAGAGGTTATCGCAGGTCTCGGCTGTGGTGTACTCTTCCAGAACCCTATGATCGCTCTTCAAACCCATGTCCGCCAGAGAGATATGGCGGCGACCATGTCAGCGTATACTGTTATGCGTGGTCTTTTTGTCTCGGTATCAATTGTTGTTGGAACGGTCTTCATCCAGCGTACTGTTCACGGTGGCAACTTGACTGCTGTGTCTAGTGACAAGGCGCAGGGTGAGACTGACAAGCATGGGTATGTCAGTGGTCTACGTGTTATGTGGGCATTCTACACAGCTTTGTGCGGACTGATGCTTGTGTCGGCTGTTTTCATCAAACCAAAGCCAGTGAAGGCAGAGGAAGTCAGTAGTGAAGCAGCAAGTGAGGCTCAGCAGAGCGATAAGTGTTGA